A region from the Onychostoma macrolepis isolate SWU-2019 chromosome 18, ASM1243209v1, whole genome shotgun sequence genome encodes:
- the dnaja2b gene encoding dnaJ homolog subfamily A member 2b: MANVADTKLYDILGVSPSATENELKKAYRKLAKEYHPDKNPNAGDKFKEISFAYEVLTNPEKKDLYDRYGEQGLREGGGGGAGMEDIFSHIFGGGLFGFMGGQSSRSRNGGRRRGEDMIHPLKVSLEDLYNGKTTKLQLSKNVLCSACNGQGGKTGAVQKCATCRGRGMRIMIRQLAPGMVQQMQSVCTDCNGEGEVIHEKDRCKECEGRKVCKEVKVLEVHVDKGMKHGQKITFSGEADQSPNTEPGDIILVLQEKDHEGFRRDGNDLHLCHRIGLVEALCGFQFMLTHLDGRHLVIKYPPGKVIEPGSIRVVRGEGMPQYRNPFEKGDLYIKFEVQFPENGWISTEKLTELEDLLPSRTEVPVISADAEEVDLQDFDISQGSSGGQRREAYNDSSDEEGGPHGPGVQCAHQ, from the exons ATGGCGAACGTCGCAGACACTAAACTCTACGACATCCTCGGAGTATCTCCGTCAGCCACCGAAAACGAGCTCAAAAAG GCTTACCGGAAATTAGCAAAAGAGTACCACCCTGATAAAAACCCTAATGCGGGTGACAAG TTTAAGGAGATCAGTTTTGCATACGAGGTATTGACTAACCCGGAGAAGAAGGACTTGTATGACCGATATGGGGAACAGGGCTTGCGTGAGGGTGGTGGTGGCGGAGCCGGAATGGAGGACATCTTCTCTCACATCTTTGGCGGAGGTCTGTTCGGCTTTATGGGCGGCCAGAGCAGCAGGAGCCGGAACGGTGGCCGACGAAGAGGAGAGGACATGATACATCCATTGAA AGTGTCTTTGGAAGATCTGTACAATGGAAAAACAACCAAACTACAGCTAAGCAAGAACGTACTCTGCAGTGCCTGCAatgg TCAAGGGGGTAAAACGGGGGCCGTGCAGAAGTGTGCCACGTGTCGGGGCCGCGGCATGCGGATCATGATCAGACAGCTGGCTCCTGGCATGGTACAGCAGATGCAATCCGTGTGCACTGACTGCAATGGAGAGG gtGAAGTGATTCATGAGAAGGACCGCTGTAAAGAGTGTGAGGGCCGTAAGGTGTGTAAAGAGGTGAAGGTCTTGGAGGTGCACGTGGATAAAGGAATGAAACACGGACAGAAGATCACATTCAGCGGAGAGGCGGACCAGTCGCCCAACACAGAGCCTGGAGACATTATACTGGTGTTGCAGGAGAAAGATCATGAG GGTTTCCGCCGTGATGGAAACGATCTGCACTTGTGCCACAGGATTGGCCTGGTGGAGGCGCTGTGTGGATTTCAGTTCATGCTCACGCACCTCGACGGCCGACATCTCGTCATCAAATATCCCCCTGGCAAAGTCATAGAGCCAG GTTCTATAAGGGTCGTCCGAGGGGAAGGAATGCCTCAGTACAGAAACCCGTTTGAGAAAGGGGACCTGTACATCAAGTTTGAGGTCCAGTTTCCTGAGAACGGCTGGATCAGCACGGAGAAACTAACG GAGCTGGAGGATCTGTTGCCGTCGCGTACAGAGGTTCCTGTCATCTCAGCTGATGCGGAGGAAGTTGATCTGCAGGACTTTGACATCAGTCAGGGATCATCTGGTGGTCAGCGCCGTGAAGCGTATAACGACAGCTCCGACGAAGAAGGTGGTCCGCATGGTCCGGGGGTGCAGTGCGCCCACCAATAG